A portion of the Thermococcus sp. genome contains these proteins:
- a CDS encoding ABC transporter permease, with translation MSYLRLQWEVGSSNALRPPIYGRGNPLGSMTAEHLFTYPSMAMGFWVLLALGIAIFSIIGFRYDREKGYALSVYSLPYSKLEIFLGKLLSIFLLSVMALYIPILVIDIFPNVDTLHFIEAIILTRFYFNALIFALYFVLFSIAISTLSSVVLQDMFLAFIASFFLLVLPFFAGLDWPPFFFIFMIPKSLAGISPFEAFFLFWGLVAPIVLVLLSGLIFLRRDVL, from the coding sequence ATGAGCTATCTCAGGCTCCAATGGGAGGTGGGAAGTTCCAACGCTTTACGTCCCCCTATTTATGGGAGGGGGAACCCTCTGGGTAGCATGACTGCTGAACATCTGTTTACCTACCCCTCGATGGCGATGGGGTTTTGGGTACTACTTGCCTTGGGGATCGCGATCTTTTCCATAATCGGTTTTAGATACGATCGTGAGAAGGGTTATGCACTTTCTGTTTATTCGCTCCCTTATTCAAAGCTGGAGATATTCTTGGGAAAGCTGCTCTCGATATTCCTCCTCTCGGTGATGGCTTTATACATTCCGATTTTGGTTATTGATATATTCCCAAACGTGGATACCCTTCACTTCATCGAGGCTATAATACTTACAAGATTTTACTTCAACGCGCTTATTTTTGCACTGTATTTCGTGCTCTTTTCCATAGCAATCTCTACACTCTCTTCAGTGGTTCTGCAGGACATGTTCCTCGCGTTTATTGCATCGTTTTTTCTGCTTGTACTGCCGTTCTTTGCCGGCTTAGACTGGCCTCCTTTCTTTTTTATATTCATGATCCCTAAGTCTCTGGCTGGGATTTCGCCCTTTGAGGCGTTCTTCCTGTTCTGGGGTTTGGTTGCCCCCATTGTGCTTGTGTTACTCTCAGGTCTAATCTTCCTCAGGAGGGATGTCTTGTGA
- a CDS encoding RNA-protein complex protein Nop10: MRFRIKKCPSCGRYTLREVCPVCGTKTKVAHPSRFSPEDPYGEYRRRLKREELGLQKG; encoded by the coding sequence ATGAGGTTTCGTATAAAAAAATGTCCCAGCTGTGGGAGGTACACACTGAGGGAGGTCTGCCCCGTATGCGGGACAAAGACCAAGGTAGCGCATCCATCAAGGTTCTCACCCGAGGATCCGTACGGGGAGTACCGGCGCAGGCTGAAGCGTGAGGAGCTGGGACTCCAGAAGGGGTGA
- a CDS encoding ATP-binding cassette domain-containing protein, whose translation MALIEAKNLTKRFGRTVALNGITVKMSYGISLILGPNGGGKSTFLKLVAGVYRPTSGKVTLFGENPWRSSGVKYRIGVAYDPVSFPLQLPGGSGWSPLLGPKVTVMGGRAD comes from the coding sequence GTGGCGTTGATTGAAGCTAAAAATCTCACTAAGAGATTTGGACGGACAGTGGCCCTGAACGGGATCACCGTTAAGATGTCCTATGGCATCAGCCTAATCCTCGGTCCTAACGGCGGGGGTAAGAGCACCTTCCTAAAGCTCGTTGCTGGTGTTTACAGACCAACCTCCGGAAAGGTCACTCTCTTTGGGGAGAACCCCTGGAGGAGTTCAGGGGTTAAGTATAGAATAGGAGTTGCCTACGATCCTGTCTCTTTTCCCCTTCAATTACCGGGAGGGAGTGGCTGGAGTCCATTGCTAGGTCCAAAGGTTACGGTGATGGGAGGTCGAGCGGATTGA
- the cbiQ gene encoding cobalt ECF transporter T component CbiQ yields MEGLLESTAREVLEFTTEAVFSERYARKSGLLQQADPRVKLLSLLILVTVVVSLRNIYVILFFYTVPLIFALLSHIRISYFIKRVWFFIPVFTGLIAVPSIFMTPGRPVFTFPFTEWSASWEGLTWAALFTLRVATAVSYTILFTMTTRWKDFVSALTSLRVPGAVITITTLAYRYIFLLAKLLLDSMHARRSRLAGNLGLVESWKEAGKHMGATFIKANSLGEEVYYAMLARGYSNDTLRSEELKIGKTDYALAVFTLILLALAVVTTEVFR; encoded by the coding sequence ATGGAGGGACTCCTGGAGAGCACGGCAAGGGAAGTGCTTGAATTTACCACAGAGGCGGTGTTCTCCGAGAGGTACGCAAGGAAGAGTGGCCTGCTCCAGCAGGCGGATCCAAGGGTTAAGCTACTCTCCCTCCTCATCCTCGTAACAGTGGTCGTCTCCCTGCGGAACATCTACGTTATTCTATTTTTTTACACCGTTCCGCTGATCTTTGCACTCCTCTCCCACATTCGCATTTCGTATTTTATAAAGAGGGTATGGTTCTTCATCCCTGTCTTCACCGGACTGATAGCGGTACCATCTATCTTCATGACCCCCGGAAGGCCCGTTTTCACCTTTCCCTTCACGGAATGGAGTGCAAGCTGGGAGGGGCTGACGTGGGCGGCCCTCTTCACGTTAAGGGTCGCAACGGCCGTTTCATACACCATTCTCTTCACAATGACAACTCGGTGGAAGGACTTCGTATCCGCCCTAACCAGCCTCAGGGTTCCTGGAGCGGTTATAACCATAACTACCCTCGCGTACAGATACATCTTCCTCCTCGCGAAGCTCCTACTGGACTCAATGCATGCAAGACGCTCAAGGCTGGCCGGTAATCTGGGCCTCGTGGAGAGCTGGAAAGAGGCAGGAAAGCACATGGGGGCAACTTTCATAAAAGCCAATTCCCTTGGTGAGGAGGTGTACTACGCAATGCTGGCCAGAGGCTACTCCAACGATACTCTGCGTTCAGAGGAATTAAAGATAGGAAAAACAGACTACGCCCTAGCAGTGTTTACGTTGATTCTCCTGGCACTCGCGGTCGTGACAACGGAGGTGTTCAGGTGA
- a CDS encoding proteasome assembly chaperone family protein: protein MRETTIHMYERPELKDPIFVEGLPGIGLVGKLAADHMIQELNAVKFADLYSPHFMHQVIIRKNAVVELMKNEFYYWKNPDEKGRDLIIITGDQQVAPTDSPGHYEVVGKMLDFASEFGAKEIITMGGFQVPELQGEPRVLAAVTHERLLEHYKKKLEGCSTEILWREDEGGAIVGAAGLLLGIGKLRSMYGISLLGESLGYIVDPKAAKAVLSAVTRILGLEIDMSALDERAKETEEILQKVQEMQKAMLEQGMPGTQEEEDRNYL, encoded by the coding sequence ATGAGGGAGACCACCATTCATATGTACGAAAGACCAGAGCTCAAGGATCCAATTTTTGTGGAGGGACTGCCGGGCATAGGGCTCGTGGGGAAGCTCGCGGCGGATCATATGATCCAGGAGTTAAATGCGGTGAAATTCGCCGACCTGTACTCCCCTCACTTCATGCATCAGGTCATTATACGGAAAAACGCTGTAGTAGAGCTGATGAAGAACGAGTTTTATTACTGGAAAAATCCAGACGAGAAGGGTAGGGACCTCATAATAATCACCGGCGACCAGCAGGTGGCCCCAACGGACAGTCCTGGTCATTACGAAGTCGTCGGCAAAATGCTCGACTTTGCAAGCGAGTTTGGAGCAAAAGAAATAATCACCATGGGGGGATTCCAAGTACCCGAGCTTCAGGGGGAGCCAAGGGTTCTGGCCGCAGTAACCCACGAGAGACTTCTCGAACACTACAAGAAGAAGCTTGAGGGTTGTTCCACTGAAATCCTGTGGAGGGAGGACGAGGGAGGCGCCATAGTGGGGGCCGCAGGACTCCTCCTTGGAATCGGAAAACTCCGCTCGATGTACGGGATCAGCCTGTTAGGGGAGAGCCTTGGCTACATCGTTGACCCCAAGGCGGCAAAGGCGGTGCTAAGCGCCGTGACCAGAATACTTGGTCTGGAGATTGACATGAGCGCCCTCGATGAGCGCGCCAAGGAAACGGAAGAGATACTCCAGAAGGTCCAGGAGATGCAGAAGGCGATGCTCGAACAGGGGATGCCCGGAACCCAGGAGGAAGAGGACAGAAACTACCTGTAA
- a CDS encoding PDGLE domain-containing protein, producing MDRLTKALLTAVAVMVVLSPLGILLVWNYGDAWGEWDVSTIEHMVGQKLPGMEKLSNVWNHAVLPDYNVPGWEDKLHASAGYILSAIVGVALVIGFYYVVVKLTGGGVKG from the coding sequence ATGGACCGCCTTACAAAAGCCCTCCTAACCGCGGTCGCCGTTATGGTAGTGCTTTCACCGCTGGGAATACTGCTCGTGTGGAACTATGGGGATGCTTGGGGGGAGTGGGATGTCAGCACGATTGAACACATGGTTGGTCAGAAGCTTCCGGGCATGGAAAAACTGTCCAACGTGTGGAATCATGCCGTTCTCCCAGACTACAACGTTCCAGGGTGGGAGGACAAGCTCCACGCATCGGCTGGATACATCCTCTCCGCTATAGTCGGCGTTGCCCTGGTCATTGGATTCTACTACGTGGTGGTGAAGCTGACGGGTGGAGGGGTCAAAGGCTGA
- a CDS encoding energy-coupling factor ABC transporter permease, with translation MGGTIIAILIDPWAATVSLTIVLLIQALFFGDGGITSYATNVFNMGVVLPFVGYYTYRFLSKRVGLDEAISAGIGAYVGIVTAATVAGTELGIQPYVQPGYCPYTLSVSVPAMAVAHLLTAGPAAAVVTGAVVWYVRKSRPDLFEMRKILRTRG, from the coding sequence GTGGGGGGAACCATAATAGCAATACTGATCGATCCATGGGCAGCAACGGTCTCGCTCACGATAGTTCTCCTAATACAGGCCCTCTTCTTCGGTGATGGGGGAATAACGAGTTACGCCACCAACGTCTTTAACATGGGTGTCGTCCTCCCATTCGTGGGGTACTACACTTATCGGTTCCTCTCAAAGAGGGTCGGGCTGGACGAGGCCATCTCAGCTGGTATCGGTGCTTACGTCGGTATAGTCACAGCGGCGACGGTGGCCGGGACGGAACTTGGGATACAACCATACGTACAGCCCGGTTACTGCCCGTATACCCTGAGTGTCTCGGTTCCGGCGATGGCCGTTGCACACCTGCTGACGGCGGGACCTGCCGCCGCAGTGGTGACTGGAGCGGTTGTGTGGTACGTAAGGAAGAGCCGGCCGGATCTCTTTGAGATGAGAAAGATACTTCGGACGAGGGGGTGA
- a CDS encoding energy-coupling factor ABC transporter permease — protein sequence MHIPDGYLGPYTCALFYIVMVPIWYKAFRWLKELKPQQVPLLGVLTAFAFLVMMYNLPVPGGGQRPI from the coding sequence ATGCACATCCCGGATGGATACTTGGGTCCCTACACGTGCGCGCTGTTTTACATTGTTATGGTGCCCATCTGGTACAAAGCGTTCAGATGGTTGAAGGAATTGAAACCCCAGCAGGTTCCGCTCCTCGGAGTGCTTACGGCCTTTGCGTTCCTGGTGATGATGTACAACCTGCCGGTTCCGGGGGGGGGACAACGGCCCATATAG
- a CDS encoding energy-coupling factor ABC transporter ATP-binding protein, whose product MKIYELRNVGYRYPTGEWALRGVNIEVRKGETLAVIGPNGAGKTTLLKIMDAILLPTEGEVLFEGKPVTEETMTDRNFRRKVGFLFQNPDVMLFSATVLDDVAFGPLHIWGKGGTKKAFEALRLLGIERLADRHPYNLSGGEKKKASIAAVLSTEPEVLLLDEPTRDLDLKNRNFVLDMIRRWKEEGRTVIVVTHDLRVIRLADRVYVLDGSVIFEGSPRELFLRPELIERANLDAPEIVKLFHTLGIHEEVPMSVEEAAEILKRLILKRSE is encoded by the coding sequence GTGAAGATTTACGAGCTTAGAAACGTTGGTTACAGGTACCCAACCGGTGAGTGGGCCCTAAGGGGCGTGAACATCGAGGTCAGGAAGGGAGAGACCCTCGCGGTAATCGGACCGAACGGGGCCGGGAAGACAACACTCCTCAAGATAATGGATGCCATCCTGCTACCGACGGAGGGGGAGGTTCTCTTTGAGGGGAAGCCAGTGACGGAGGAAACGATGACAGACAGGAATTTCAGAAGAAAGGTGGGTTTTCTGTTTCAGAACCCTGATGTTATGCTCTTCAGCGCGACCGTGCTGGATGACGTGGCATTCGGCCCGCTCCATATATGGGGGAAAGGGGGAACTAAAAAAGCTTTTGAGGCTCTGAGGTTACTCGGGATTGAAAGGCTGGCCGATAGACATCCATACAACCTCAGCGGTGGGGAAAAGAAAAAGGCCTCGATAGCCGCGGTGCTGAGCACGGAACCGGAGGTTCTCCTGCTTGATGAACCAACCAGAGACCTCGACCTGAAAAACAGGAACTTCGTCCTTGATATGATACGCCGATGGAAAGAGGAGGGCAGAACGGTAATCGTTGTGACCCACGACCTCAGGGTGATCCGGCTCGCAGACAGAGTTTACGTGCTGGACGGATCCGTGATCTTCGAGGGGAGCCCCCGTGAGCTCTTTCTCAGACCGGAACTGATAGAGAGGGCCAATTTAGATGCCCCCGAAATCGTCAAGCTCTTCCACACCCTTGGCATACATGAAGAGGTCCCCATGAGCGTCGAGGAGGCGGCGGAGATACTGAAAAGGCTCATTCTAAAGAGGTCTGAATAA